Proteins encoded in a region of the Streptomyces sp. NBC_00310 genome:
- a CDS encoding SpoIIE family protein phosphatase: MSEIPAKATESTGSRNPSDRARPEAADDSGLGGATRDSGAARDKTGDDPTGRASEGRASGSRASGVRVGDAGASAGGAGVMGGHGTGDSMWQTSPPGSMYDYIKVASFSIGPDGLIDQWSLRAEQLFGISARRAVGMDPIEAFIDPDRREEGQRKMAEVLDGREWTGVVPFRVPGPDGVEGLAEVYVMPTTVEGGERAAVCIVVDVRTLRRIETDLAASQAIFGQSPFGFLLIDTDLRVRRANQRFASIYGGEVDDHRGRGVHDYLQSPEAERVEATLRRVMETGDSITDMHITGFVPGSEERRHWSINLFRVHSGTGRPIGIAWLATDITARRSAAREAAAARRNLALLNEAGTRIGNSLDLETTARELLDVVVPGFCDLATVDLYQGLLMGDETPPGLADGSAELRRVAFASAVSDAPFVGGPAPVRVGAVHHYPFNSPCADALRTARPQQVPEEGNLIQSTLAVPMVAHDTVVGLVQFSRTKGSEPFGDRDRGLAVELAARAAVCIDNARLYRREHERALILQRSLLPPGDPEASGLDIACRYLPGNAATEVGGDWFDVIELPGHRTALVVGDVMGRGLRAAVAMGELRTAVRTLALLDLEPAEVLSALDEIARGLGTPGGGQSASRTSAGRPRDKDLSEVYLATCVYAVYDSVTRRCTFANAGHLPPVLVEPGESALMLDVPPGMPLGVGGEPFEEVEVELPEGALLALYTDGLVESRDHPLDEGLQAFVGALTDPAQPPTALRADTPRSLEDVCDHVLNTLDTHHGEDDIALLMARVQGLPEDSVGDWTLPREPRSVGRAREYARGRLQAWNLEPLIDTAELLVSELVTNALRYGEGEIRLRMLLDRTLVCEVWDAGLVQPRRRRARDTDEGGRGLQLVGLLSAAWGSRRTPRGKTVWFELPLPGGENGLTDPAEALLSLF; this comes from the coding sequence GTGAGCGAGATACCAGCGAAGGCCACGGAGTCCACGGGGTCCAGGAACCCGTCGGACCGCGCGAGGCCCGAGGCCGCAGACGATTCCGGCCTGGGCGGAGCCACTCGCGACAGCGGGGCCGCACGCGACAAAACGGGCGACGACCCGACGGGTCGTGCGTCCGAGGGGCGTGCGTCCGGGAGTCGTGCGTCCGGCGTGCGGGTCGGTGATGCCGGCGCTTCCGCCGGTGGCGCGGGCGTCATGGGTGGTCACGGCACCGGTGACTCGATGTGGCAGACCAGCCCGCCCGGGTCCATGTACGACTACATCAAGGTGGCTTCGTTCTCGATCGGTCCTGACGGGCTCATCGACCAGTGGAGCCTGCGGGCCGAGCAGTTGTTCGGCATATCGGCGCGGCGGGCCGTGGGCATGGACCCCATCGAGGCGTTCATCGACCCCGACCGGCGTGAAGAGGGCCAGCGGAAGATGGCCGAGGTCCTCGACGGCCGGGAGTGGACCGGGGTGGTCCCCTTCCGTGTGCCGGGCCCCGACGGGGTGGAGGGACTCGCCGAGGTCTATGTGATGCCCACCACCGTGGAGGGTGGCGAACGGGCCGCCGTGTGCATCGTCGTGGACGTCCGGACCCTGCGCCGGATAGAGACCGACCTTGCCGCTTCGCAGGCAATTTTCGGCCAATCTCCGTTCGGGTTCCTTCTGATAGACACCGATCTTCGGGTAAGGCGTGCCAACCAGCGCTTCGCCTCCATCTACGGCGGCGAGGTCGACGACCACCGCGGCCGGGGCGTCCACGACTATCTGCAGTCCCCGGAGGCCGAGCGGGTCGAGGCGACCCTGCGGCGCGTCATGGAGACCGGCGACTCGATCACGGACATGCACATCACGGGCTTCGTGCCCGGCTCCGAAGAGCGCCGCCACTGGTCCATCAACCTCTTCCGCGTGCACAGCGGAACCGGCCGTCCCATCGGCATCGCCTGGCTCGCCACCGACATCACGGCCCGCCGCTCCGCCGCCCGTGAAGCGGCCGCCGCCCGGCGGAATCTCGCCCTCCTCAACGAGGCCGGGACGCGCATCGGCAACTCCCTCGACCTGGAGACCACCGCCCGCGAACTCCTCGACGTCGTCGTCCCCGGTTTCTGCGACCTCGCCACCGTCGACCTCTACCAGGGCCTCCTGATGGGCGACGAGACCCCGCCCGGACTCGCCGACGGCAGCGCCGAACTGCGCCGGGTCGCCTTCGCCAGCGCCGTCTCCGACGCGCCCTTCGTCGGCGGCCCCGCCCCCGTGCGGGTCGGCGCGGTGCACCACTACCCGTTCAACTCCCCCTGCGCCGACGCCCTGCGCACCGCACGCCCCCAGCAGGTGCCCGAGGAGGGCAACCTGATCCAGTCGACGCTCGCGGTGCCGATGGTCGCGCACGACACCGTCGTGGGGCTCGTGCAGTTCTCGCGCACGAAGGGCAGCGAGCCGTTCGGCGATCGCGACCGGGGCCTCGCCGTCGAGCTGGCCGCACGCGCCGCCGTCTGTATCGACAACGCGCGCCTCTACCGCCGCGAGCACGAGCGCGCCCTCATCCTGCAGCGCTCCCTGCTGCCGCCGGGCGACCCCGAGGCCTCCGGGCTCGACATCGCCTGCCGCTATCTGCCGGGCAACGCGGCCACCGAGGTCGGCGGCGACTGGTTCGACGTCATCGAACTCCCCGGCCACCGCACGGCACTCGTCGTCGGCGACGTCATGGGCCGCGGGCTGCGGGCAGCGGTGGCGATGGGCGAACTTCGTACGGCTGTTCGTACGTTGGCCCTGCTGGACCTCGAACCCGCCGAGGTCCTCTCGGCGCTCGACGAGATCGCCCGCGGCCTCGGCACCCCCGGCGGCGGCCAGTCGGCCTCCCGCACGTCCGCCGGCCGTCCCCGCGACAAGGACCTCTCCGAGGTCTACCTCGCCACCTGCGTCTACGCCGTCTACGACTCGGTGACCCGCCGCTGCACCTTCGCCAACGCGGGCCATCTGCCGCCGGTGCTGGTCGAGCCCGGTGAGAGCGCGCTGATGCTCGACGTGCCGCCCGGCATGCCGCTCGGCGTCGGCGGCGAGCCGTTCGAGGAGGTGGAGGTCGAACTACCCGAAGGCGCACTGCTGGCGCTCTACACGGATGGACTGGTCGAATCGCGCGACCATCCCCTCGACGAGGGCCTCCAGGCGTTCGTGGGCGCGCTCACCGACCCCGCCCAACCGCCGACCGCGCTGCGCGCCGACACACCCCGGTCGCTGGAGGATGTCTGCGACCACGTCCTCAACACCCTCGACACCCACCACGGCGAGGACGACATCGCGCTGCTGATGGCTCGTGTCCAGGGGCTGCCGGAGGACTCCGTCGGCGACTGGACCCTGCCGCGTGAGCCGCGCAGCGTGGGCCGCGCCCGTGAGTACGCGCGGGGGCGGCTGCAGGCCTGGAACCTCGAGCCGCTCATCGACACGGCGGAACTGCTGGTCAGCGAGCTGGTCACCAATGCGTTGCGCTATGGCGAGGGCGAGATACGGCTTCGGATGCTCCTCGACAGGACGCTTGTCTGCGAGGTGTGGGACGCGGGTCTCGTGCAGCCGCGTCGGCGCCGGGCCCGCGACACCGACGAGGGCGGACGCGGACTGCAGCTCGTCGGGCTGCTCTCCGCGGCGTGGGGCTCACGGCGTACGCCGCGCGGCAAGACCGTGTGGTTCGAACTGCCGTTGCCGGGTGGGGAGAACGGGCTGACGGATCCGGCGGAGGCGTTGCTGAGCCTGTTCTAG
- a CDS encoding GntR family transcriptional regulator, with protein MTFGEQPAYLRVAGDLRRKIVSGSLPPHTRLPSQARIREEYGVSDTVALEARKVLMAEGLVEGRSGSGTYVRERPVPRRVARSGFRPAGGATPFRQEQADAAARGTWESRSEQVEAGRTIAERLAIQPGDRVMCTRYTFRDAGEAMMLSTSWEPLALTGRTPVMLPEEGPLGGMGVVERMAAIDVVVDNVTEEVGARPGLAEELLSLGGVPGHVVLVVQRTYFASGRPVETADVVVPADRYQVAYHLPVK; from the coding sequence GTGACTTTCGGTGAGCAGCCGGCGTACTTGCGCGTCGCGGGTGATCTCCGTAGGAAGATCGTGAGCGGTTCGCTGCCACCGCACACCCGTCTCCCTTCCCAGGCCCGTATCCGCGAGGAGTACGGAGTTTCGGACACGGTCGCGCTGGAGGCCCGCAAGGTGCTCATGGCCGAGGGGCTGGTGGAAGGCCGCTCCGGTTCGGGCACGTACGTGCGAGAGCGGCCGGTGCCGCGTCGGGTCGCCCGCTCCGGGTTCCGGCCCGCCGGCGGCGCCACACCCTTCCGGCAGGAGCAGGCCGACGCCGCGGCGCGCGGCACCTGGGAGTCGCGCAGTGAGCAGGTCGAAGCGGGCCGGACGATCGCCGAGCGCCTCGCGATCCAGCCCGGCGACCGCGTGATGTGCACCAGGTACACCTTCCGGGACGCGGGGGAGGCGATGATGCTCTCCACCTCCTGGGAGCCCCTCGCCCTCACCGGCCGCACACCCGTGATGCTTCCCGAGGAGGGGCCTCTAGGGGGCATGGGCGTCGTCGAGCGCATGGCGGCCATCGACGTCGTCGTCGACAACGTCACCGAGGAGGTCGGCGCCCGCCCCGGTCTCGCCGAGGAGCTGTTGTCCCTCGGCGGTGTCCCCGGGCATGTCGTCCTGGTCGTCCAGCGCACGTACTTCGCCTCCGGCCGCCCGGTGGAGACGGCGGACGTGGTGGTCCCGGCGGACCGCTACCAGGTGGCGTATCACCTGCCGGTGAAGTGA
- a CDS encoding (deoxy)nucleoside triphosphate pyrophosphohydrolase encodes MTEPIVVVGAALLNDGRLLAARRSAPPELAGRWELPGGKVEPGEPPEQALVRELREELGVEAKSAERVPGEWVVRPGYVLRVWIAHLLSGEPRALEDHDELRWLTADEVWDVDWLDQDVPAVMEAARMAWGDGG; translated from the coding sequence ATGACCGAACCGATCGTGGTGGTGGGAGCCGCTCTGCTGAACGACGGGCGACTGCTCGCCGCGCGCCGCAGCGCACCGCCTGAGCTGGCCGGACGCTGGGAGCTGCCGGGGGGCAAGGTGGAGCCCGGTGAGCCTCCCGAGCAAGCGCTCGTGCGTGAGTTGCGCGAAGAGCTGGGTGTCGAGGCGAAGTCCGCGGAGCGGGTGCCCGGTGAGTGGGTGGTGCGGCCGGGGTATGTGCTGCGGGTGTGGATCGCCCATCTGCTGTCCGGTGAGCCCCGGGCGCTGGAGGACCATGACGAGCTGCGTTGGCTGACCGCGGACGAGGTGTGGGATGTCGACTGGCTGGACCAGGATGTGCCGGCCGTGATGGAGGCGGCGCGGATGGCTTGGGGCGACGGGGGGTGA
- a CDS encoding DUF4190 domain-containing protein: MATPPPLGPQPPHGGGSFAPPGQSQAGGGQPYPYQAAAQPWGQAWGRAYPAPPQPPPVNGPAIAALVLGVLCFLPGVGLLLGIVALVQIRKKGERGKGMAVAGIVLSTIGALLMTLAFTTGGARDAWDGFRDAASSAGGTFSVEKGECFDSPSGSLEEYAYDVDIVPCDGEHDAEVFAGFSMPDGGYPGDDAVTDVADDRCYARSEEYAMDAWALPVDVDIYYFTPTRQSWRYGDREITCMFGNVDAEGSLTGSLRRDATTLDDDQLAFLEADAILNDAFDQVPDTEYVEDDLSGHKVWASQVVRALEQQTSALRAHDWESSAEQAVTDYVEALDEAREEWEAASEASDAEDFTEHWDKAYRLTGGPKAVTAREALGLATESPTYDDEDAGGGGGEDGSGAEV, from the coding sequence GTGGCCACACCCCCGCCCCTCGGGCCCCAGCCACCTCACGGCGGTGGCTCGTTCGCGCCGCCAGGGCAGTCGCAGGCCGGGGGCGGGCAGCCGTATCCGTATCAGGCGGCTGCGCAGCCCTGGGGTCAGGCCTGGGGGCGGGCATATCCGGCGCCACCGCAGCCCCCGCCGGTCAACGGGCCCGCGATCGCCGCGCTCGTGCTCGGTGTGCTGTGCTTCCTGCCGGGCGTCGGGCTGTTGCTGGGGATCGTCGCGCTGGTGCAGATCAGGAAGAAGGGGGAGCGCGGCAAGGGCATGGCGGTGGCCGGAATCGTGCTGTCGACGATCGGCGCGCTGCTGATGACGCTCGCGTTCACCACGGGCGGCGCGCGCGACGCGTGGGACGGCTTCCGCGACGCCGCGAGCAGCGCGGGTGGCACTTTCTCGGTGGAGAAGGGCGAGTGCTTCGACTCGCCGAGCGGCTCCCTGGAGGAGTACGCGTACGACGTGGACATCGTGCCGTGCGACGGTGAGCACGACGCGGAGGTCTTCGCCGGCTTCTCGATGCCGGACGGCGGCTACCCGGGTGACGACGCGGTCACCGACGTCGCCGACGACCGGTGCTACGCGCGCTCGGAGGAGTACGCGATGGACGCCTGGGCGCTCCCGGTCGACGTCGACATCTACTACTTCACGCCCACGCGGCAGAGCTGGCGGTACGGCGACCGCGAGATCACCTGCATGTTCGGCAACGTGGACGCGGAGGGCAGCCTGACGGGCTCGCTGCGGCGGGACGCGACGACCCTCGACGACGATCAGCTCGCCTTCTTGGAGGCCGACGCGATCCTGAACGACGCCTTCGACCAGGTGCCCGACACGGAGTACGTGGAGGACGACCTGTCCGGGCACAAGGTGTGGGCGTCGCAGGTGGTGCGTGCCCTGGAACAGCAGACGTCCGCGTTGCGCGCGCACGACTGGGAGTCCTCCGCCGAGCAGGCGGTCACCGACTATGTCGAGGCTCTGGACGAGGCGCGCGAGGAGTGGGAGGCGGCGAGCGAGGCGAGCGACGCCGAGGACTTCACCGAGCACTGGGACAAGGCGTACCGGCTGACCGGCGGCCCGAAGGCCGTCACCGCGCGCGAGGCTCTGGGTCTGGCCACCGAGTCGCCGACGTACGACGACGAGGACGCCGGCGGGGGCGGTGGCGAGGACGGCTCCGGCGCGGAGGTGTGA
- a CDS encoding ATP-binding protein — MIGVIDSGDDCAEWTFPAEPGAVRDARAVVRGQLREWGLDVLGDITALLVSELVTNALRHATGPIGVRLVRPAGPSGALLVEVSDPLPDPPRERAADVDDESGRGLQLVACSSRAWGTRPGESGKTVWFELAVPG, encoded by the coding sequence GTGATCGGCGTGATCGACAGCGGAGACGACTGCGCCGAGTGGACCTTTCCGGCGGAGCCGGGGGCGGTGCGGGACGCTCGCGCGGTGGTGCGAGGGCAACTGCGCGAGTGGGGACTCGATGTGCTCGGGGACATCACCGCCTTGTTGGTGAGCGAGCTCGTGACCAACGCGCTGCGGCACGCGACGGGACCCATCGGCGTACGGCTCGTGCGTCCCGCCGGCCCCTCCGGGGCACTCCTGGTCGAGGTCTCCGACCCGCTGCCCGATCCACCGCGTGAGCGCGCGGCCGATGTCGACGACGAGAGCGGCCGGGGTCTGCAGTTGGTGGCCTGTTCCTCGCGGGCCTGGGGTACCCGCCCCGGGGAATCGGGCAAGACGGTCTGGTTCGAGCTGGCGGTTCCCGGCTGA
- a CDS encoding SPOR domain-containing protein — MNDGTITLPWLVIRQDDNGNRYRVGRYATRAEAQKIADSLDGRGHKQLYWVERIGQNGQNGQTVSK, encoded by the coding sequence ATGAACGACGGCACGATCACTCTTCCCTGGCTCGTCATAAGGCAGGACGACAACGGCAATCGCTACCGGGTGGGCAGGTATGCGACGCGCGCCGAGGCGCAGAAGATCGCGGACAGTCTCGACGGTCGCGGCCACAAGCAGCTCTACTGGGTCGAACGTATCGGCCAGAACGGCCAGAACGGGCAGACTGTGAGCAAGTGA